In Maridesulfovibrio sp., the following proteins share a genomic window:
- a CDS encoding EutP/PduV family microcompartment system protein: MKKTMFVGETRSGKSSLIKVLSGESYTPRRAMAVEFIGPFINTPGEFLENSWFYNALITSSADCEVLAIVQDSTRRTSLFPPLFVSMFNRKVIGLVSKVDDPNSDPVLAERFLKQAGAKEIIRTSSVTGEGIEEILEVIS, encoded by the coding sequence ATGAAAAAAACTATGTTTGTGGGCGAGACCCGTTCCGGGAAAAGTTCGCTTATAAAAGTCCTTTCCGGGGAATCCTACACCCCGCGTCGGGCCATGGCCGTGGAATTTATCGGTCCGTTTATCAATACTCCCGGTGAGTTTCTTGAAAACAGCTGGTTCTACAACGCCCTGATTACTTCCTCCGCAGATTGCGAAGTGCTGGCCATTGTTCAGGACAGCACCCGCCGCACCAGCCTTTTTCCACCCCTTTTCGTTTCCATGTTTAACCGCAAGGTAATCGGCCTTGTTTCCAAGGTTGATGATCCAAATTCCGACCCCGTTCTGGCCGAACGCTTTTTAAAGCAGGCCGGAGCAAAAGAAATCATCCGCACAAGTTCGGTTACTGGTGAAGGGATAGAGGAAATTTTAGAGGTCATCTCCTGA